Proteins encoded by one window of Planctomonas sp. JC2975:
- a CDS encoding MerR family transcriptional regulator, whose product MSTIGIGDFARATHLGVKALRNYDRVGLLRPAEVDGVTGYRRYDVEQISDALLIKRFRDLGLPLDRIAVLLRTENVEERAGLLEAHLNALIGDLERMRAATVSLSGLLDHVVSSESIGSRVAPATHAAAIEADIDAATISPWFRGATAELTAMLAARHLSAAGPVTGLFEETVFTEGAGKATILVPTRGPIHPLGRVKPILTARAELAVVIHRGSHSEIDRSYAALGSHVARHEISTPGPIHETYLTGPAETADDNEWVTEIGWPVFHTRAADAG is encoded by the coding sequence ATGAGCACCATCGGGATCGGTGACTTCGCCCGCGCCACGCACCTGGGCGTGAAGGCGCTGCGCAACTACGACCGCGTCGGACTGCTCCGGCCGGCCGAGGTGGACGGCGTGACCGGTTACCGGCGTTACGACGTCGAGCAGATCTCCGATGCGCTGCTGATCAAGCGCTTTCGCGATCTGGGGCTGCCCCTCGATCGCATCGCGGTGCTGCTGCGGACGGAGAACGTGGAGGAGCGCGCCGGGCTGCTTGAAGCGCACTTGAACGCCCTCATCGGCGATCTGGAACGAATGCGGGCCGCGACCGTCAGCCTGAGCGGGTTGCTTGATCACGTCGTGTCGTCGGAGTCGATCGGGTCCCGCGTCGCGCCGGCCACGCACGCCGCAGCGATCGAGGCCGACATCGATGCGGCGACGATCAGCCCATGGTTCCGAGGCGCGACCGCCGAGCTCACCGCGATGCTGGCCGCGCGGCATCTGAGCGCCGCCGGGCCGGTCACCGGACTGTTCGAAGAGACGGTCTTCACCGAGGGTGCCGGGAAGGCGACGATCCTCGTGCCGACGAGGGGTCCGATTCATCCGCTGGGGCGCGTGAAGCCGATCCTCACCGCCCGAGCAGAGCTGGCGGTGGTCATCCATCGCGGCTCGCACTCGGAGATCGACCGCTCATACGCCGCACTCGGCTCCCACGTTGCGCGTCATGAGATTTCCACCCCGGGACCGATCCACGAGACCTATCTCACAGGGCCGGCCGAGACAGCGGATGACAACGAGTGGGTCACCGAGATCGGCTGGCCGGTCTTCCACACGCGCGCAGCGGATGCCGGTTGA
- a CDS encoding nuclear transport factor 2 family protein, which produces MSTTSLTGVLAENIRATNAGDLDAILATFADDAFVTDASREFRGKQAIRAFLSKEIVGDRVSYEVVEVLGGHGQTIVRTITDGLFDKSRLPSPLILTHYFQITEGKIASQITILLKDPAR; this is translated from the coding sequence ATGTCAACTACCTCCCTCACGGGTGTCCTGGCCGAGAACATCCGCGCGACCAACGCCGGCGATCTCGACGCGATCCTGGCGACCTTCGCCGACGACGCATTTGTGACGGATGCCTCCCGCGAGTTCCGCGGAAAGCAAGCGATCCGCGCGTTCCTGTCGAAGGAGATCGTCGGCGACCGGGTGAGCTATGAAGTGGTCGAGGTCCTCGGCGGCCACGGGCAGACAATCGTTCGAACAATCACCGACGGGCTCTTCGACAAGAGCAGGCTTCCGAGCCCGCTCATCCTCACCCACTACTTCCAGATCACCGAGGGGAAGATCGCCTCGCAGATCACCATCCTTCTGAAGGATCCCGCGCGCTGA
- a CDS encoding TetR family transcriptional regulator encodes MARRARIDRGAIVSAALELLDEQGVAGLSMRALGSRLGVRAASLYNHVSGRPELQQLIADRVWAGVIDVLDRELPWRHLFEQLAAGLRAGLSAHPGAVQVVAVTNVSVEVYSPAVPIITRAFAGLGVEEPDALLAVASLSVLVIGLAGAEFGDAPQAPVAPPEYYDHWFELAVGTFLDGIEARLNSGS; translated from the coding sequence ATGGCACGCAGGGCACGGATCGATCGCGGGGCGATCGTCAGCGCTGCGCTGGAGCTGCTGGATGAACAGGGCGTGGCGGGGCTTTCGATGCGGGCACTCGGCTCGCGGCTCGGGGTGCGGGCGGCATCGCTGTACAACCATGTCTCCGGGAGGCCCGAGCTGCAGCAGCTCATCGCGGACAGGGTGTGGGCCGGCGTCATCGACGTTCTCGACCGGGAGCTGCCCTGGCGGCACTTGTTCGAACAACTCGCGGCCGGGCTGCGCGCTGGACTGAGCGCCCATCCTGGTGCCGTTCAGGTCGTGGCCGTCACGAACGTGTCGGTCGAGGTCTACAGCCCTGCCGTCCCGATCATCACGCGGGCCTTCGCCGGGCTCGGAGTCGAGGAGCCGGACGCCCTGCTCGCAGTTGCCTCCCTCAGCGTGCTCGTGATCGGTCTCGCCGGGGCCGAGTTCGGCGATGCCCCCCAAGCTCCGGTCGCGCCACCGGAGTACTACGACCACTGGTTCGAGCTTGCAGTCGGGACCTTCCTCGACGGCATCGAAGCTCGCCTCAACTCAGGAAGCTGA
- a CDS encoding TetR family transcriptional regulator yields the protein MAGTGNGRRHTREDVALAALRILDDDGLPELTMRRLAAALDVQPSALYWHFPNKQSLLADLADRIVAQTRGQQHGGQQDGADASRTRSEALALRDALLAYRDGAEVVSSTLALGLGSTAARDGLAAAITDDGYEAAFAERAATALLHFVIGQVWHEQQRMQYDSLGVVVPTESLSPLSDRDAAEEFTFGIDLFIDGIQSRPGEQSAPPRASEPTVTA from the coding sequence ATGGCTGGAACGGGTAACGGGCGTCGTCACACTCGGGAAGACGTGGCACTGGCGGCGCTGCGGATCCTCGACGACGACGGACTGCCCGAGCTCACGATGCGACGGCTCGCGGCAGCCCTCGACGTGCAGCCCAGCGCGTTGTACTGGCACTTCCCCAACAAGCAGAGCCTCCTCGCAGACCTCGCAGACCGGATCGTCGCGCAGACCCGCGGACAGCAGCACGGCGGACAGCAGGACGGCGCGGACGCCTCTCGAACGCGTTCCGAGGCGTTGGCACTCCGCGACGCGCTGCTCGCGTACCGCGACGGTGCGGAAGTCGTCTCGAGCACACTGGCCCTCGGCCTCGGATCCACTGCTGCGCGAGACGGACTCGCCGCCGCGATCACCGACGACGGTTACGAGGCGGCTTTCGCGGAGCGCGCGGCGACGGCACTCCTGCACTTCGTCATCGGGCAGGTGTGGCACGAGCAGCAGCGCATGCAGTACGACAGTCTCGGCGTAGTCGTGCCCACCGAGAGCCTCTCCCCGTTGAGTGACCGCGACGCGGCGGAGGAATTCACGTTCGGTATCGACCTGTTCATCGACGGAATCCAGAGCCGACCAGGCGAGCAGTCCGCGCCGCCGAGGGCCTCCGAGCCAACAGTCACGGCGTGA
- a CDS encoding biotin transporter BioY, with protein sequence MTVLPRARRLDVTDLARVAVFAGILAVLGLPGSFTVLGAVPITAQTLGVMLAGAVLGPWLGALSVTVFLALVTAGLPLLAGGRGGIGVFFGPSAGYLPGWILGALVIGLIVHAGHRKPVTWRTLVGVIVGGIVVVYALGIPIQSVVTRLPLGETALTSLVFVPGDLAKAVIATTVVMTLLRANPRAFRRTWPTKAPEDVPAEPVRQR encoded by the coding sequence ATGACCGTTCTTCCCCGTGCGCGACGACTCGACGTGACGGACCTTGCAAGAGTGGCCGTGTTCGCCGGGATCCTCGCGGTGCTCGGCCTCCCAGGGAGTTTCACCGTTCTCGGCGCAGTGCCGATCACTGCGCAAACGCTCGGCGTGATGCTCGCCGGTGCCGTGCTGGGGCCCTGGCTGGGCGCCCTGTCGGTGACGGTGTTCCTCGCCCTCGTGACTGCCGGACTACCGCTGTTGGCCGGCGGGCGCGGAGGAATCGGCGTGTTCTTCGGCCCCTCAGCCGGATACCTCCCCGGCTGGATCCTCGGTGCCTTGGTGATAGGGCTCATCGTTCACGCCGGGCACCGTAAACCCGTGACCTGGCGCACCCTGGTGGGTGTGATCGTCGGCGGCATCGTCGTGGTCTATGCGCTGGGCATCCCGATTCAGAGCGTCGTCACGCGACTGCCCCTTGGCGAGACCGCGCTGACGAGCCTCGTGTTCGTCCCCGGCGATCTCGCCAAGGCTGTGATCGCGACGACGGTCGTCATGACACTGCTGCGCGCCAACCCGCGTGCATTCCGCCGGACGTGGCCGACGAAGGCACCCGAAGACGTTCCCGCCGAGCCTGTACGCCAGCGATGA
- a CDS encoding class I adenylate-forming enzyme family protein, whose product MIVPLRGNTTGLLEQLQTLRRQGQIPLVGDERWPQDQWDAVRAITASAEPPAGAAWATLTSGSSGSPRIVLRTARSWSASFATIGELLRAGPDDAVLLPAPPAASMTLFSLAHALDGGPRPVFGRGDWSTATCLHGTPQALRAVLDAGPPPLLRTALVGGSHVGDALRKRAEAAGIELVAYYGAAELSFVATDSGDGLRAFPGVELSIRNTELWVRSPFTALGYLGPDGPLRRDGEWATVGDRAELVDNRIRLLGRADDAILSASATIVPEEVEAVLRSLPGIRDAIVFGLPQGRIGALVAAILELDESPSPTLTTAEQLRTATTEQLAPAHRPRRWFTGAIPRTDSGKPARAEAMRRALNGEADRLVV is encoded by the coding sequence ATGATCGTCCCCCTCCGCGGCAACACCACCGGGTTGCTCGAGCAACTGCAGACCTTGCGCCGACAAGGCCAGATCCCGCTCGTCGGTGACGAGCGCTGGCCGCAAGACCAATGGGATGCCGTACGGGCGATCACCGCCAGCGCCGAGCCACCGGCGGGAGCAGCCTGGGCGACCTTGACCTCAGGCAGCAGCGGGTCGCCCCGCATCGTGCTCCGCACCGCCCGATCATGGTCCGCGTCGTTCGCCACGATCGGAGAACTGCTGCGTGCCGGTCCTGACGACGCCGTTCTGCTCCCGGCCCCACCTGCGGCGTCGATGACGCTGTTCTCCCTCGCCCACGCCCTCGACGGCGGACCGCGACCCGTCTTCGGACGGGGCGACTGGTCAACGGCGACCTGCCTGCACGGCACGCCACAGGCACTTCGAGCCGTGCTCGACGCCGGACCTCCGCCCCTGCTGCGAACGGCATTGGTCGGCGGCTCCCACGTCGGCGACGCACTCCGGAAGCGGGCGGAAGCGGCGGGTATCGAACTCGTCGCGTATTACGGCGCCGCCGAACTCTCCTTCGTTGCAACCGACAGCGGAGACGGACTCCGCGCGTTCCCCGGAGTCGAACTCAGCATCCGGAACACTGAACTCTGGGTGCGGTCCCCGTTCACCGCCCTCGGCTATCTCGGCCCAGACGGACCCCTGCGACGGGACGGCGAGTGGGCGACAGTCGGCGACCGGGCAGAACTCGTCGACAACCGAATCCGCCTACTCGGCCGTGCGGACGACGCCATCCTCAGCGCGTCGGCGACGATCGTTCCCGAAGAGGTCGAGGCAGTACTCCGCTCCCTGCCGGGCATCCGCGATGCGATCGTGTTCGGCCTCCCCCAGGGCCGCATCGGCGCCCTGGTCGCCGCCATCCTCGAACTCGACGAATCGCCGAGCCCGACACTCACCACGGCAGAACAGCTCCGCACCGCAACCACCGAACAGCTGGCACCCGCACACCGCCCGCGGAGATGGTTCACCGGCGCAATCCCCCGCACCGACTCCGGGAAACCAGCCCGTGCCGAAGCGATGCGACGCGCGCTCAACGGAGAGGCCGACCGTCTTGTCGTCTAA
- a CDS encoding thiolase family protein: MSSNPHPVIIAARRTPIATRGRALGELTITDLAAPVIRATIADAEATLGAPADIADVILGNCMGPGGNPGRAAALAAGLGQLVPGGTVDRQCGSGLAAILDAAVASRYDRRMRVAGGVESASTAPARSIDGIPYAKAPFTPHGLPDPDMTRAAEELAAHDGITRARQDAHAARSHARARAAQAEGRLTAELVPLAGLLHDDAIGGAEKLLPRLTPLFPGGTLTAGTATRISDGAASVVVAPPGTASGLAVRASAVIGCDPALPGIGAAAAIRAALAAADADLADIAAFEIVEAFAAQSLAVLGRLGLTDNDPRVCSDGGALALGHPWGASGAVAVVRLFSRLVRRDAPPGTLGVAAASVGGGLGIAAVLEVVR; encoded by the coding sequence TTGTCGTCTAACCCCCACCCCGTCATCATCGCCGCCAGACGCACACCCATCGCCACCCGCGGCCGCGCACTCGGCGAGCTGACCATCACCGACCTCGCCGCACCGGTCATCCGCGCAACCATCGCCGACGCCGAAGCGACCTTGGGAGCACCGGCCGACATCGCCGACGTCATCCTCGGCAACTGCATGGGTCCAGGTGGCAACCCCGGGCGTGCGGCCGCGCTCGCCGCCGGGCTCGGCCAGCTCGTCCCGGGAGGAACGGTCGACCGTCAGTGCGGCAGCGGTCTCGCCGCGATCCTCGACGCAGCTGTCGCCAGTCGCTATGACCGGCGGATGCGTGTCGCCGGCGGCGTTGAGAGCGCCTCGACTGCTCCGGCGCGCTCGATTGACGGCATCCCCTACGCGAAGGCCCCGTTCACTCCGCACGGATTGCCCGACCCCGACATGACACGTGCCGCCGAAGAACTCGCCGCACATGACGGCATCACGCGTGCCCGCCAGGATGCTCATGCCGCTCGCAGTCACGCCCGGGCGCGCGCCGCACAGGCGGAGGGCCGCCTCACGGCCGAACTGGTCCCCCTGGCCGGGCTTCTCCACGACGACGCGATCGGCGGTGCCGAGAAGCTGCTCCCCCGGCTGACGCCGCTCTTCCCTGGCGGAACTCTGACCGCCGGGACCGCGACACGGATCAGTGACGGCGCTGCGAGCGTTGTCGTCGCGCCCCCCGGTACCGCATCCGGGCTCGCCGTCCGTGCCTCGGCCGTGATCGGCTGCGACCCGGCACTGCCCGGGATCGGCGCGGCTGCTGCGATCCGTGCGGCGCTCGCGGCCGCGGACGCGGATCTTGCAGACATCGCCGCATTCGAGATCGTGGAGGCCTTTGCGGCGCAAAGCCTCGCGGTGCTCGGAAGGCTGGGGCTCACGGACAACGATCCGCGCGTCTGCTCCGACGGCGGGGCACTCGCGCTGGGGCATCCCTGGGGTGCAAGCGGAGCAGTCGCCGTCGTGCGTCTGTTCAGCCGTCTGGTCCGCCGCGATGCGCCACCCGGAACCCTCGGGGTGGCCGCGGCATCAGTAGGCGGCGGCCTGGGGATCGCCGCCGTGCTGGAGGTTGTGCGATGA
- a CDS encoding energy-coupling factor ABC transporter ATP-binding protein, whose amino-acid sequence MSIHLQEVSVRLGDVDALCELSIAVDARTVAVIGENGSGKSTFARLVGGLVRHTSGTLQILGFDPAAQAAQLQRRIAMVFSNPDAQILMPTVAEDVAFSLRAERLPAAMARERVAVALDRFGLTELADRSAHDLSGGQKQLLALCGAFVREPDLIVADEPTAYLDARNARRVADHLLADTGHRLVLVTHDLELARRCDTALLFGGGRLVASGDPATVTAQYEEALR is encoded by the coding sequence ATGAGCATTCACCTCCAGGAGGTCTCCGTCAGGCTCGGGGATGTCGACGCGTTATGTGAACTGTCCATCGCCGTCGACGCGCGGACCGTCGCGGTCATCGGCGAGAACGGGTCCGGCAAATCCACATTCGCCCGACTCGTCGGCGGCCTCGTCCGTCACACCTCCGGCACGCTGCAGATTCTGGGATTCGACCCAGCGGCCCAAGCCGCCCAACTCCAGAGACGCATCGCCATGGTCTTCAGCAACCCCGATGCGCAGATCCTGATGCCGACGGTCGCCGAGGACGTCGCCTTCTCGCTCCGCGCGGAGCGGCTTCCAGCCGCCATGGCGCGCGAGCGAGTTGCAGTCGCCCTCGACCGATTCGGTCTCACCGAATTGGCCGACCGATCAGCGCACGACCTCTCCGGCGGACAAAAACAGCTTCTGGCCCTCTGCGGTGCATTCGTGCGCGAACCCGACCTGATCGTGGCCGATGAGCCCACCGCGTACCTCGACGCCCGCAACGCACGACGCGTTGCCGACCACCTTCTCGCGGATACCGGCCATCGGCTCGTGCTCGTCACGCACGACCTCGAGCTCGCACGCCGGTGCGACACTGCCCTGTTGTTCGGCGGAGGAAGGCTGGTCGCCTCAGGCGACCCGGCCACGGTCACCGCGCAGTACGAAGAGGCTCTACGGTGA
- a CDS encoding energy-coupling factor transporter transmembrane protein EcfT, with translation MITLYRPGNGFLHRMPTGRKTVLILALVLCVSLLPSAWWAATITAVMTVLTYVVAGLGDGLLGMRSLARQVTTLRWMLAITLASQLLFLGPEPAVSSTIRICAAVSLSALLPLTTRVTAILDAIEHGLRPLAYLRLDPKRAAITLTVAFTTIPALAGLAREVRDAQRARGARGSLRTFAVPFLVLASRHAFQLGDALTARGMR, from the coding sequence GTGATCACCTTGTATCGGCCAGGAAACGGGTTCTTGCATCGCATGCCCACCGGACGCAAGACCGTGCTCATCCTCGCCCTGGTGCTGTGCGTCTCTCTGCTCCCATCGGCGTGGTGGGCCGCGACGATCACGGCAGTCATGACCGTCCTCACCTACGTGGTCGCAGGGTTGGGCGACGGGCTGCTCGGAATGCGCAGCCTGGCACGCCAAGTCACCACGCTCCGCTGGATGCTCGCCATCACGCTGGCCAGTCAGCTCCTCTTCCTCGGCCCCGAGCCGGCCGTCTCGAGCACGATCCGCATCTGCGCGGCGGTCAGCCTCAGCGCGCTCCTCCCGCTGACCACCCGGGTGACGGCGATCCTGGACGCAATCGAACACGGATTGCGACCGCTCGCCTACCTCCGTCTCGATCCCAAGCGGGCGGCGATCACACTCACCGTGGCCTTCACGACCATCCCTGCGCTCGCAGGCCTCGCGCGCGAGGTTCGTGATGCACAGCGAGCCCGTGGCGCACGCGGCAGCCTGCGCACCTTCGCCGTGCCCTTCCTCGTACTCGCCTCGCGTCACGCGTTCCAACTCGGTGATGCCCTCACCGCCAGGGGCATGCGATGA
- a CDS encoding CHY zinc finger protein: protein MTAPRPRVRGPVVDDQTRCIHYSTPLDIIAIEFACCREFYPCHLCHDETADHPAKQWPFADRDRTAVLCGVCGHLLTISVYLLADSCPACASLFNPGCKLHSQYYFRPEPR from the coding sequence ATGACCGCGCCGCGTCCGCGTGTACGCGGCCCCGTCGTCGACGACCAGACCCGCTGCATCCACTACTCGACGCCGCTCGACATCATCGCGATCGAATTCGCCTGCTGCCGCGAGTTCTACCCCTGCCATCTCTGCCATGACGAGACCGCGGACCACCCTGCCAAACAGTGGCCCTTCGCAGATCGCGACCGAACCGCGGTGCTCTGCGGCGTCTGCGGACACCTGCTGACGATCTCCGTCTACCTGCTGGCAGACAGCTGCCCGGCCTGCGCGTCGCTGTTCAACCCGGGGTGCAAACTGCACAGCCAGTACTATTTCCGGCCGGAGCCCCGCTGA
- a CDS encoding VOC family protein: protein MDSRDARIIAVLTVEDPAAAVDFYRRAFGAVELHRNSYADGRFVAELSIGGAHVRVAPASAGDRSPAALGGTSVRLNLLVEDPDSVAERAVAAGAREVAPIADQDYGLRQGRFADPFGHHWLIGRPLAGGAGDWAIT, encoded by the coding sequence ATGGATTCGCGAGACGCAAGGATCATCGCGGTGCTGACAGTCGAGGATCCGGCCGCGGCGGTCGACTTCTATCGGCGTGCGTTCGGCGCGGTCGAGCTCCACCGGAACTCTTATGCGGATGGTCGTTTCGTCGCGGAGCTGTCCATCGGTGGCGCTCACGTGCGGGTGGCACCGGCGAGCGCCGGGGACCGCTCCCCCGCGGCGCTCGGCGGCACGAGCGTTCGATTGAACCTGCTGGTGGAAGACCCTGACTCGGTGGCGGAACGTGCCGTCGCCGCAGGCGCACGCGAAGTCGCCCCGATCGCCGATCAGGATTACGGCCTTCGGCAGGGCCGTTTCGCCGACCCGTTCGGGCATCACTGGCTGATCGGCCGGCCTCTCGCGGGCGGAGCCGGCGACTGGGCTATCACCTGA
- a CDS encoding alkaline phosphatase family protein translates to MTHRTRARAAIAATSLAALAAATFAGVGTAASASAAVPSARAGHAQHVLLISVDGMHQSDLDWYISQHPSSTLAKLTHGGSEYTNAETSNPSDSDPGGTALMTGGNPKTTGVYYDVEYSHTVDEAGSPCTPGKAATGGDVVYDSPDDALAAVPDLLNPSNGTFPSFDENGSIYAGGADKNPAAIMNLKFDPKTSLNPATFPVDPTTCQPITPWDYLGDNTIFQVIHNAGLRTAWSDKHEVYASFNGPGSNGQSIDDLFSPEIDSQAVMPNGVPYPQDDDWAHIDAATKQYDGYKVQGILNEIDGFDHSGTSKVGTPAIFGMNFQTVSVAQKIKSTPTTLIKNANGSYTTSAPQAGGYQWVNGKLVPGPVLSSALDYIDAQLGRMVSTIHKEGLTGKTTIILTAKHGQSPQIRRSWSPSRTARSSTRSTPRGPRPTRPTPS, encoded by the coding sequence ATGACACACAGAACAAGGGCCCGTGCGGCGATCGCCGCGACGAGCCTCGCGGCACTCGCCGCGGCCACCTTCGCCGGGGTCGGCACGGCGGCGAGCGCGTCGGCCGCGGTTCCCTCCGCCAGGGCCGGGCACGCGCAGCACGTCCTGCTCATCTCCGTCGACGGCATGCACCAGAGCGACCTCGACTGGTACATCTCCCAGCACCCGAGTTCGACCCTCGCGAAGCTGACGCATGGCGGCAGCGAATACACCAACGCGGAAACGTCGAATCCGTCGGACTCCGATCCGGGCGGCACCGCGTTGATGACCGGCGGCAACCCCAAGACCACCGGCGTGTACTACGACGTCGAGTACAGCCACACCGTGGATGAAGCGGGCTCCCCGTGCACGCCCGGCAAGGCGGCGACGGGCGGCGACGTCGTCTACGACTCCCCGGATGACGCGCTTGCCGCGGTGCCGGACCTGCTCAACCCGTCGAACGGCACCTTCCCCTCGTTCGACGAGAACGGCTCGATCTATGCGGGCGGCGCTGACAAGAACCCCGCCGCCATCATGAATCTGAAGTTCGACCCGAAGACGTCGCTGAACCCGGCGACGTTCCCGGTCGATCCGACGACCTGCCAGCCGATCACGCCGTGGGACTACCTGGGCGACAACACCATCTTCCAGGTGATCCACAACGCCGGTCTGCGTACCGCGTGGTCGGACAAGCACGAGGTTTACGCATCGTTCAACGGACCGGGATCGAACGGTCAGAGCATCGACGACCTGTTCTCGCCTGAGATCGACTCGCAGGCGGTCATGCCGAACGGCGTTCCGTATCCGCAGGACGACGACTGGGCTCACATCGACGCGGCGACCAAGCAGTACGACGGCTACAAGGTGCAGGGAATCCTGAACGAGATCGACGGATTCGACCACTCCGGCACGTCCAAGGTCGGCACCCCGGCGATCTTCGGCATGAACTTCCAGACCGTCTCGGTCGCGCAGAAGATCAAGTCGACCCCGACCACGCTGATCAAGAACGCCAACGGTTCCTACACCACCAGCGCACCGCAGGCCGGTGGATACCAGTGGGTCAACGGCAAACTCGTTCCCGGTCCAGTGCTCTCCAGCGCCCTCGACTACATCGACGCCCAGCTCGGCCGCATGGTCTCGACGATCCACAAGGAGGGGCTGACCGGCAAGACCACGATCATCCTCACCGCCAAGCACGGCCAGTCGCCGCAGATCCGACGAAGCTGGTCACCGTCAAGGACGGCCCGATCATCGACGCGATCAACGCCGCGTGGGCCCAGACCCACCCGGCCGACACCAAGCTGA
- a CDS encoding dihydrofolate reductase family protein yields MLIYTMTVSADGFVEDRDGGIDWSAPSDELFEFHLDRVRGLGGHLIGRRLYETMLVWETDPSLRSSSAFTEFADAWTDLPKVVFSRSPVEVRGNARMATAPLDDEIRRMLASTDRDVEIGGADLAGQAFGLGLVDDIRVFRAPVVLGGGTSFFPPSDTMTRLALVETRTFEPDIVFEHYHVVHTAAAN; encoded by the coding sequence ATGCTGATCTACACGATGACCGTTTCGGCGGACGGCTTCGTCGAGGACCGCGACGGCGGCATCGACTGGAGCGCCCCGAGCGACGAACTTTTCGAGTTCCATCTCGATCGGGTGCGGGGACTCGGCGGCCACCTGATCGGCCGCCGGCTGTACGAGACGATGCTGGTGTGGGAGACGGATCCGTCGCTGCGCTCCTCTTCGGCATTCACGGAGTTCGCGGATGCCTGGACCGACCTCCCCAAGGTCGTCTTCAGCCGCTCGCCGGTGGAGGTGCGGGGAAACGCACGAATGGCGACGGCGCCGCTCGACGACGAGATCCGGCGCATGCTCGCCAGCACGGATCGGGACGTCGAGATCGGAGGCGCGGACCTCGCCGGCCAGGCGTTCGGGCTCGGCCTGGTCGACGACATCCGCGTGTTCCGTGCCCCGGTCGTGCTGGGTGGCGGCACGTCGTTCTTCCCTCCGAGCGACACGATGACGAGGCTCGCCCTGGTCGAGACGCGGACCTTCGAGCCGGACATCGTCTTCGAGCACTACCACGTCGTGCACACGGCCGCCGCGAACTAG
- a CDS encoding TIGR03668 family PPOX class F420-dependent oxidoreductase, with translation MRLTEADARARLSGARVATLATVGSKGAPHVVPITFAVEGDLIYSAVDHKPKTTTRLQRLRNIAENPQVALLVHRYSDDWDMLWWVRVDGRARVISTAEEVRHPIDLLEDRYEQYRAHRPAGAVIEVRADRWTGWSSS, from the coding sequence ATGAGGCTGACCGAAGCGGATGCGCGGGCTCGCCTGAGCGGTGCGCGCGTGGCGACGCTCGCGACGGTCGGCAGCAAGGGTGCACCGCACGTGGTCCCCATCACGTTCGCTGTGGAGGGCGACCTCATCTACAGCGCCGTCGACCACAAGCCCAAGACGACCACCCGGCTGCAGCGGCTGCGCAACATCGCGGAGAATCCGCAGGTGGCGCTGCTCGTGCACCGATACAGCGACGACTGGGACATGCTGTGGTGGGTTCGCGTCGACGGACGCGCTCGCGTGATCTCCACGGCTGAGGAGGTCCGGCATCCGATCGACCTGCTCGAGGATCGCTATGAGCAGTACCGCGCGCACCGGCCGGCGGGAGCCGTCATCGAGGTGCGCGCCGACCGCTGGACCGGCTGGTCCAGTAGCTGA
- a CDS encoding SRPBCC family protein produces the protein MTARLHALVGRLQVPQTIADAFVLFTPEGEREWAHGWDPHYPGEPVGADHGSADVDAARRDDTEPGTVFETDAHGSRTTWIVTRRDRPRYISYARVTAGGWAGTVSVALAPFGDVSEQGAVVTEVEVTYVLTALVQSAEGELQRFADGYVEYLRSWERDIAGLVARRGSSRA, from the coding sequence ATGACAGCTCGGCTGCACGCACTGGTCGGCCGGCTCCAGGTGCCGCAGACCATCGCGGATGCCTTTGTGCTGTTCACCCCGGAAGGCGAACGCGAGTGGGCGCACGGCTGGGATCCGCACTATCCGGGCGAGCCCGTCGGAGCGGACCACGGCAGTGCCGATGTCGATGCCGCCCGCCGCGACGACACCGAGCCGGGCACCGTCTTCGAAACGGATGCGCACGGCAGTCGCACGACCTGGATCGTGACCAGACGAGACCGCCCCAGGTACATCTCCTACGCACGCGTGACCGCAGGGGGCTGGGCCGGAACCGTGTCCGTCGCGCTCGCGCCGTTCGGTGACGTCTCCGAGCAGGGCGCCGTAGTGACCGAGGTCGAGGTCACCTACGTCCTGACCGCCCTCGTCCAGTCCGCCGAGGGTGAGCTGCAGCGGTTCGCGGACGGCTACGTCGAGTACCTGCGGTCGTGGGAGCGCGACATCGCCGGGCTCGTGGCGCGGCGTGGGTCTTCCCGCGCGTAG